Proteins encoded together in one Nitrospirae bacterium YQR-1 window:
- a CDS encoding phosphate propanoyltransferase, translating to MNGNVNIGKLKRALKVCFENDRAFLLRDRLESILYIYNVIFLMKMGCVISEIEGVLNSDEKYVSENKTAQDIAYAIEVAEGKDEEAKVALSGYCDMARQYIQSYFSLFGNINIDETGLNGLNEIKADGVIKAIEDLLPGDGKPELWNKPFPINVSAHHVHLSKDDFHVLFGDKDELTPKAMLSQPGQFAAQECVNLIGPKGAVERVRILGPFRKESQVEISRTEEFKLGINAPVRDSGNIEGTPGIVLQGDNGELKLKKGVICARRHIHMSPYQAHTYNINDMDVVMVKVKTGRELIFGNVLVRVHNDFNLDMHIDTDEANAAEINNGAIGFLEDITERKSVRAVQNC from the coding sequence ATGAACGGAAATGTCAACATAGGCAAGCTAAAAAGGGCATTAAAGGTTTGTTTTGAAAATGACCGTGCATTTCTTCTCAGGGATCGTCTGGAGAGTATCTTGTACATCTACAACGTTATCTTCTTAATGAAAATGGGCTGCGTGATCAGTGAGATAGAGGGCGTCTTAAACAGCGATGAAAAGTATGTAAGTGAAAACAAAACTGCACAGGACATCGCATATGCCATTGAGGTGGCGGAGGGTAAGGATGAGGAGGCAAAGGTGGCATTATCCGGATACTGTGATATGGCAAGACAGTACATACAGTCGTACTTCAGCCTCTTTGGTAACATAAACATAGATGAGACGGGACTTAATGGTTTAAATGAAATTAAAGCGGATGGGGTTATCAAGGCGATAGAGGACCTTCTGCCCGGTGACGGCAAACCCGAGCTCTGGAACAAGCCCTTTCCAATAAACGTATCGGCGCACCATGTGCATCTAAGCAAGGATGACTTCCATGTGTTGTTTGGTGACAAAGACGAGCTAACACCAAAGGCCATGCTTAGCCAGCCCGGGCAGTTTGCCGCACAGGAGTGTGTTAATCTTATCGGACCAAAAGGTGCTGTTGAAAGAGTGCGAATTCTCGGCCCATTTAGAAAGGAATCGCAGGTAGAAATATCCAGAACCGAGGAGTTCAAACTTGGCATAAATGCCCCGGTAAGAGACTCCGGCAATATTGAGGGAACTCCGGGAATAGTGTTGCAAGGTGACAACGGTGAGCTTAAACTTAAAAAAGGGGTTATTTGCGCCAGACGTCATATACACATGTCCCCCTACCAGGCGCACACATACAACATCAATGATATGGATGTTGTTATGGTTAAAGTAAAGACAGGACGTGAGCTGATATTTGGAAACGTACTGGTTAGAGTACACAATGATTTTAATCTCGATATGCACATTGACACAGATGAGGCAAACGCCGCTGAAATAAACAATGGCGCAATCGGTTTTCTTGAGGATATCACCGAAAGAAAATCTGTCAGAGCTGTGCAGAATTGCTGA
- a CDS encoding tetratricopeptide repeat protein, producing MKYPLPDQYNKAIQNPELCFPDDELKTGVVELNRLGLPFVRCGNFSSVYKIILPDKERAVKCFFNYYPDIKSRYELISEYLSVLNTPYFIGFQYYENGIRVNGKNYPLLSMDWISGTSFDKYIDECIRAGDTDKLSALRDSFVSMYKELRAEKVAHGDLQHANIIVTPEGLKLIDYDGMYVAAITLTRSNEVGHPNYQHPKRTRFHYGEMMDNFSAMVIHTALTALVHKPALWESYYNGDNLIFSERDFSNTNQSPLFRELFASDVLKKQASVLAKICLLPYEKSPDFLTLLDSDGTISAGVLTEVIAEFKTTEAAPVVTHPPQPENIKSQNTASGDTALCPKCGNAQSAAGIFCNNCGYSLLNEKPPQVQNLLPAPKFKFPKIKTIALFFVVFSFVLFLYDNTKTGPIKKITLDDVSAFVTGVLSKGRIERLTKAIEADPVNSASYYQRAVEYVRAGKYDLAIDDFTKVLKYDNKNAKAYLNRGVSFGMLGLHKEAIADYIKAAGLGLKPAQDFLDSKNIPWKKGG from the coding sequence ATGAAATACCCGCTTCCCGACCAATACAACAAGGCTATTCAAAACCCCGAACTTTGCTTTCCGGACGATGAGCTAAAAACAGGTGTTGTCGAACTAAACAGACTAGGACTTCCTTTTGTCAGATGCGGTAATTTCTCCTCCGTCTATAAAATCATTCTGCCGGATAAGGAACGTGCCGTAAAATGTTTTTTCAACTACTACCCTGATATCAAATCACGTTACGAGCTGATATCGGAATACCTTAGCGTCCTGAACACTCCATATTTTATAGGGTTTCAATACTATGAAAACGGGATACGGGTTAACGGTAAAAACTACCCGCTGCTTTCCATGGACTGGATTAGCGGCACATCGTTTGACAAGTACATAGATGAGTGCATAAGGGCCGGTGATACTGATAAACTCTCCGCTCTGAGAGATTCTTTTGTTTCCATGTACAAAGAGCTAAGAGCTGAAAAAGTAGCTCACGGAGACCTCCAGCATGCCAATATAATAGTCACACCGGAGGGACTTAAACTCATAGACTACGACGGCATGTACGTTGCCGCTATCACACTTACAAGAAGTAACGAGGTTGGACATCCTAACTATCAGCACCCAAAGAGAACTCGATTTCACTACGGTGAGATGATGGATAACTTCAGCGCTATGGTAATACACACAGCCCTTACGGCTTTAGTGCATAAACCTGCTCTTTGGGAGAGTTACTATAATGGGGATAACCTGATTTTTTCCGAGAGGGATTTTTCCAATACCAACCAGTCGCCGCTGTTTCGAGAGTTGTTTGCCTCTGACGTGTTAAAAAAACAAGCCTCTGTGCTTGCTAAAATCTGCCTGCTGCCTTATGAAAAATCTCCGGATTTTTTAACCCTTCTTGACAGCGATGGTACAATCAGTGCCGGAGTCCTGACTGAGGTAATAGCTGAGTTTAAGACAACAGAAGCCGCTCCGGTTGTAACACACCCGCCACAACCGGAAAATATAAAATCTCAAAATACTGCCTCCGGCGATACAGCGCTCTGTCCAAAATGCGGCAACGCACAAAGTGCTGCTGGAATTTTTTGCAACAACTGCGGCTACTCTCTTTTAAACGAAAAACCACCTCAGGTACAAAACCTCCTGCCTGCACCTAAATTTAAGTTTCCCAAAATTAAAACGATTGCACTTTTTTTTGTAGTATTTTCGTTTGTGCTTTTTTTGTACGACAACACAAAAACAGGGCCTATCAAAAAGATTACATTAGATGATGTCTCTGCGTTTGTTACCGGTGTCCTGTCTAAAGGCAGAATTGAAAGGCTTACAAAGGCAATCGAGGCGGACCCTGTTAATTCAGCCTCATACTATCAAAGGGCTGTGGAGTACGTTAGGGCCGGCAAGTACGATTTGGCAATAGATGATTTTACAAAAGTCCTGAAATATGATAATAAAAACGCTAAGGCTTATTTAAACCGCGGGGTATCATTCGGTATGCTTGGGCTTCACAAGGAGGCCATAGCTGATTACATCAAGGCTGCCGGATTAGGCCTTAAACCGGCACAGGATTTTCTGGACTCTAAAAATATCCCATGGAAAAAGGGAGGATAA